The stretch of DNA TAGCCccttatataaaatatgatttttacAGAAATATAAGATCAACCGCTGTACCATTGCGATATTCTGTAACGCATGCAATGCTACCAATTTTGTTGCTATCGAAAATAACGTTTTGCCTGCGTGCAGCTTTCTTAGTATAAAAAGTACATCCTTTGGCGAGTTAGTATTAAAGACGGATGTCGATGCAAGCCCAAAGTTATTTAAGGCTGGTAACTTTAGGAATCAGATCAATGGCTTGTGGAGTTTTATcgcatatttttttcttttttcttgtcttttaaattaaatttggaCCTGAACCTTCATCGTCGTTCCGTTGTTAATAGTTTTGTGTAAAAATCGACTTGTGCGTCTCGCCGAAAGGGACGCTCATGGCGGTAGGATAAGTATAATCATAAGATTACATTAACACAGTGTTTCGcattctccttttttcttgtCGACAATGTATgaataattgttataaaatgtCACGATATAGAAAATGGAAGAAATGACGAGTCGCtgcttcctttcttttccgttcttttcattttaaaagCTTCCTTTAAGCAGCTATCTTTTCTGCGTCGATTGctaaaacaaaaagaaacatCATCttgataagaaaaatattgtcttttattaataatatatttacttcGAATTCTAGCTCACCTTCTTTGGTAGGCAAGGGATTTTTCTCAAGCGTTTCCGCGTGTTTCAATTTTGCAGGATTGAAATTCTCAATGTCAGAGATCAGCTCTTGCTTTTCTTTCTCCTGCTGAATCACTGCACAGAAAAATTTGACTTGTTAACGTTTTCCTTGgatcaaattaataatttctctcaaaaattatgaaaggtaaacaaaatatatgaaaGTCATGAAGTACAATACTGACCATCCATATCAGGTAGGAAAATCTTTTCTTGAGTTTCGGTGTGCTTCAGACTGCTTGGGTCGAATGTCTCGATGCCTGACATAAGCGTTTGTTGAGTCTTCTCCGCAGCTACATCTGTAAGGCATAAATCGAGATTAAAGAATGgaatatgaaatatgtaaGAGAAAACTATGAAAACGGTGAAGGTAAGGTCACCGTGGAAACCAGTGAAATTACACCaactatatatttatgtaacaaTTTCACTGTGTCGCTATAccatgaaattattttaaaaccATTGTAGTTGCCCAATTTTATCAGaattacgaataaatataaattttttacagagaacttatttattaatgcaaagaaagtatatatattatttttaaatagtttCCTCTAGCAAGGAACATTAAAGCCTTATTGTTATTGGGATATttcaaaaaaatgtttatcgcGATAGTGGACGTAACATCGTGTTGTTATCGTGGACGCAGTACAGAGTACAAGACTACCGA from Bombus huntii isolate Logan2020A chromosome 3, iyBomHunt1.1, whole genome shotgun sequence encodes:
- the LOC126863525 gene encoding thymosin beta isoform X2; amino-acid sequence: MSNPSLKDLPKVALDLKSELEGFNHGCMKKAATAEKNVLPSAEDVAAEKTQQTLMSGIETFDPSSLKHTETQEKIFLPDMDVIQQEKEKQELISDIENFNPAKLKHAETLEKNPLPTKEAIDAEKIAA
- the LOC126863525 gene encoding thymosin beta isoform X1; the encoded protein is MSNPSLKDLPKVALDLKSELEGFNHGCMKKAATAEKNVLPSAEDVRQERQHSELIHDVETFKPDQLKHADTKEKIILPNAKDVAAEKTQQTLMSGIETFDPSSLKHTETQEKIFLPDMDVIQQEKEKQELISDIENFNPAKLKHAETLEKNPLPTKEAIDAEKIAA